In Niallia sp. FSL W8-0635, one genomic interval encodes:
- a CDS encoding MFS transporter gives MNLLLSKLGMDKKMALGYIGVLVFMMGDGLEQGWLSSYLTDNGLSIQQSALLFSIYGFAVAIAAWLSGVLAEILGPRKAMALGFTLFIIGTLVFLIIGIPTMNLAVMIPTYSLRGLGYPLFSYSFLVWLTYYAPSEKLGTAVGWFWVSFAGGLNVLGAYYSSFALPILGEIKTLWSALIFVVIGAVLAIFINKDSNSEKSNAKFKTKAEAFKYIAKGITIAFEKPKVGLGGIVRTINTAGAYGFVVFLPAYMIEIGFTRTEWLQIYGALWSSNVIFNLIWGIVGDKLGWRNTVMWFGGVGCAIFTALLYYVPHIMGANYFATTLVGICFGACLAAYVPLSALIPSLAPESRGAAMSILNLGAGLSTFVGPALVGLFIASVGTVGIIWIYTGLYLFSAFLMLFVNLPKQKVQGIEEENVNLNTSTVR, from the coding sequence ATGAATTTATTGTTATCCAAGTTAGGCATGGATAAGAAAATGGCTTTGGGGTATATAGGTGTATTAGTTTTTATGATGGGAGATGGGCTTGAACAGGGCTGGTTATCCTCTTATTTAACAGATAACGGGCTTTCTATTCAACAATCTGCTCTGCTTTTCAGTATTTATGGTTTTGCTGTTGCAATTGCAGCGTGGCTTTCAGGAGTTTTAGCAGAAATTCTGGGACCGAGAAAGGCGATGGCATTAGGATTTACTCTATTTATTATTGGTACACTTGTATTTTTAATTATTGGAATCCCAACAATGAATTTAGCGGTCATGATTCCAACCTATTCCCTTAGAGGGCTTGGCTATCCACTATTCTCCTATTCGTTTCTTGTTTGGTTAACCTATTATGCTCCTAGTGAAAAGCTAGGAACAGCAGTCGGATGGTTTTGGGTTTCTTTTGCAGGTGGTTTAAATGTTTTAGGTGCTTATTATTCTAGCTTTGCTCTTCCTATTTTAGGAGAAATAAAAACATTATGGAGTGCGTTAATATTTGTAGTAATTGGAGCTGTTTTAGCAATTTTTATTAATAAAGACAGTAATAGTGAAAAATCTAATGCAAAATTTAAAACGAAAGCCGAAGCGTTCAAATATATCGCCAAAGGAATTACCATTGCATTTGAAAAACCAAAAGTAGGGTTAGGGGGAATTGTTCGCACAATTAATACAGCAGGTGCTTATGGATTTGTCGTATTTTTACCTGCTTATATGATCGAAATTGGTTTTACAAGAACAGAATGGTTACAAATTTATGGAGCTCTTTGGTCTAGTAATGTAATTTTTAACCTTATTTGGGGTATTGTAGGAGATAAGTTAGGCTGGAGAAATACAGTTATGTGGTTTGGTGGAGTTGGCTGTGCAATTTTTACAGCGTTATTATACTATGTTCCACATATAATGGGTGCAAACTATTTTGCGACAACTTTGGTAGGGATATGTTTTGGTGCTTGTCTGGCTGCGTATGTTCCTTTATCTGCATTAATTCCTTCTTTAGCACCAGAAAGCCGTGGGGCAGCAATGTCTATTTTAAATCTTGGAGCTGGTTTAAGTACATTTGTAGGTCCAGCTTTAGTAGGTCTATTTATTGCAAGCGTTGGTACAGTAGGAATTATTTGGATATATACTGGATTATATTTATTTAGTGCATTTTTGATGTTGTTTGTTAATTTACCAAAACAAAAGGTTCAGGGAATAGAAGAGGAAAATGTCAACCTAAATACTAGTACTGTGCGATAA
- the glpX gene encoding class II fructose-bisphosphatase — MKSSNIAFRKDDVQSLAIDFLAISQKAAIASFPWIGKGNKNLADGAGTESLRKEMNKVDMQAVIVIGEGEMDEAPMLYIGEELGTGKGPSLDIAVDPVEGTTLLSKGQDNSLCVIAASARGSLLHAPDMYMEKIAVGPKAKGCINIEWSLMDNIKAVAQAQNKEMKDITVMIQDRPRHHHLIEQVFSLGASVRLFSDVDITAAIATAIDESDVDLFVGTGGAPEGVISATALKCLGGDFQGKLIPKDQEEYDRCVKMGITNPNKVLKLNDIIRSEDCFFVATGITNGMLLQGVRSMDDKSRLTHSFVTIGGDSENYQFIEAKHSLK; from the coding sequence ATGAAGTCTTCCAATATTGCTTTCAGAAAAGATGATGTACAAAGTCTTGCAATCGATTTTTTAGCAATTTCTCAGAAAGCTGCAATTGCATCTTTTCCGTGGATTGGAAAAGGTAATAAGAATTTAGCAGATGGTGCTGGAACAGAATCATTGCGAAAAGAAATGAATAAAGTGGATATGCAAGCGGTAATTGTCATTGGTGAAGGAGAAATGGATGAAGCACCAATGTTATATATTGGTGAGGAGCTTGGTACTGGAAAGGGACCGAGTCTTGATATTGCAGTCGATCCAGTGGAAGGTACTACATTATTGTCAAAAGGACAAGATAATTCATTATGTGTCATTGCAGCATCTGCAAGGGGAAGTCTTTTACATGCGCCAGATATGTATATGGAAAAAATTGCAGTTGGTCCTAAGGCAAAGGGTTGTATAAATATTGAATGGTCTTTAATGGATAATATAAAAGCAGTAGCACAAGCGCAAAATAAGGAAATGAAAGATATTACCGTTATGATTCAAGATCGTCCTCGCCACCATCATTTAATTGAGCAAGTTTTTTCGTTAGGAGCAAGTGTTAGACTATTCTCTGATGTAGATATCACAGCAGCTATCGCAACTGCTATTGACGAAAGTGATGTGGATTTATTTGTCGGAACGGGAGGAGCGCCAGAAGGTGTTATTTCTGCAACTGCGTTAAAATGTTTAGGCGGAGATTTTCAAGGAAAATTAATCCCAAAAGATCAAGAAGAATATGATCGCTGTGTAAAAATGGGAATTACAAACCCGAATAAAGTCTTGAAATTGAACGATATAATTCGTTCTGAAGATTGCTTTTTCGTGGCTACAGGCATTACGAATGGGATGCTTTTACAAGGGGTACGCAGTATGGATGATAAATCGAGATTAACACATTCTTTCGTTACTATAGGAGGAGATAGCGAAAACTATCAATTTATAGAAGCAAAACATTCCTTAAAATAA
- a CDS encoding MDR/zinc-dependent alcohol dehydrogenase-like family protein has translation MNTNTVINEGHQEVVIPKTMKAIVAYEPGDYRLEEVAVPEITDEEILIKVEACGICAGDAKAYDGAPSFWGDEKQPAYIKAPMIPGHEFIGNIVAVGNKVEGYKVGDRVISEQIVPCWDCRFCKRGQYWMCEKHDLYGFQNNVNGGMAEYMKFTKEAINYHVPEELPIEKAILIEPYACSFHAVQRAKIQLGDIVVLAGAGTLGLGMIGAIKKSGPGKLIVLDLFDDRLELAKKFGADLVLNPLRDDVTKIIKEMTDGYGCDIYIEATGAQKSVEQGLTLIRKLGTFVEFSVFKDPVTVDWSIISDRKELDVLGSHLGPYCYPLVIEGIMNGDLPTEGVVTHKLPLEDFEKGFKLVKDGKESLKVILIPNYQA, from the coding sequence ATGAATACAAACACTGTTATCAATGAAGGACATCAAGAAGTTGTGATTCCAAAAACAATGAAGGCTATTGTGGCATATGAACCTGGTGATTATCGTTTAGAAGAGGTAGCTGTTCCAGAGATTACTGATGAAGAAATATTAATTAAAGTAGAAGCTTGTGGAATTTGTGCTGGAGATGCAAAAGCATATGATGGAGCACCAAGTTTCTGGGGAGATGAAAAGCAACCTGCTTACATAAAAGCGCCAATGATACCTGGCCATGAATTTATTGGGAATATTGTAGCGGTAGGAAATAAAGTAGAAGGATACAAAGTTGGAGATAGAGTTATCTCAGAACAAATTGTTCCTTGCTGGGATTGTCGTTTTTGTAAGCGTGGTCAATATTGGATGTGTGAAAAACATGATTTATATGGCTTTCAAAATAATGTAAATGGTGGTATGGCAGAATATATGAAATTTACAAAAGAAGCTATTAACTATCATGTTCCAGAAGAATTGCCAATTGAAAAAGCTATTTTAATAGAACCATATGCTTGTTCCTTCCATGCAGTTCAACGTGCAAAAATTCAACTTGGTGATATCGTTGTTCTGGCTGGAGCGGGAACGTTAGGACTTGGTATGATTGGGGCGATTAAAAAATCGGGTCCAGGAAAGTTGATTGTATTAGATTTATTCGACGATCGTCTAGAACTTGCAAAAAAATTTGGTGCAGACCTTGTTTTGAATCCACTAAGAGATGATGTAACTAAAATTATTAAAGAGATGACAGATGGGTATGGTTGCGATATTTATATTGAAGCAACTGGAGCACAAAAATCTGTAGAACAAGGGCTAACATTAATTCGTAAATTAGGTACATTTGTTGAATTTAGTGTTTTTAAGGATCCGGTAACAGTTGATTGGAGTATTATTAGCGATAGAAAAGAACTAGATGTATTAGGCTCCCATTTAGGACCATACTGCTATCCTTTAGTTATTGAAGGTATTATGAATGGAGATTTACCGACAGAAGGGGTTGTCACACACAAACTTCCACTAGAAGATTTTGAAAAGGGCTTTAAATTAGTGAAAGATGGTAAGGAATCATTAAAGGTTATTCTAATTCCAAATTATCAAGCATAA
- a CDS encoding GNAT family N-acetyltransferase codes for MDKIEFIELSTENIDEKGCYCLRSKPKSTGYQGKKGWLIDQFGQGLKYIQLLEHEKLAGFIEYTPIEYSSRVIYGENYYVIHCLWVNITGKGYATQLIKKVIQDAKDHKKNGVIVITNPTTSWTPSKEVFIKNDFVEVEHAPYGFELLVYKMDDVPNPYFPNDWQERLTRYNDQLTILRTAQCPYIDIAIDNVIEAATKLDIKAEIQHLQTREELLKLSPTPYGVYGVVYRNQLISYHRLTVHSAMKRLRELI; via the coding sequence TTGGATAAAATAGAGTTTATCGAATTATCAACAGAAAATATCGATGAAAAGGGCTGTTATTGTTTAAGAAGCAAACCGAAGTCTACAGGTTATCAAGGGAAAAAAGGTTGGTTAATAGACCAATTTGGACAAGGATTAAAATATATTCAACTGTTAGAGCATGAAAAGCTGGCTGGTTTTATTGAATATACGCCAATAGAATATTCCTCAAGAGTAATATATGGGGAAAATTACTACGTCATCCATTGCCTATGGGTTAATATAACTGGGAAAGGATATGCCACTCAACTAATTAAAAAGGTTATTCAAGATGCTAAAGATCATAAGAAGAATGGTGTTATTGTTATAACAAATCCAACAACCTCTTGGACACCAAGCAAAGAAGTTTTTATAAAAAACGACTTTGTTGAAGTAGAGCATGCACCATATGGATTTGAGTTATTAGTCTATAAAATGGATGATGTGCCAAATCCGTATTTTCCTAATGATTGGCAAGAACGGCTAACTCGTTATAACGACCAATTAACCATTCTTCGAACAGCACAATGCCCTTATATAGATATAGCAATTGATAATGTAATAGAAGCTGCAACAAAGCTAGATATAAAGGCAGAAATCCAACATCTACAAACACGAGAAGAATTATTAAAGCTTTCTCCTACTCCATATGGCGTTTATGGAGTGGTTTATAGGAATCAATTGATCTCTTATCATCGACTTACGGTTCATTCTGCGATGAAACGATTGAGGGAATTAATATAA
- a CDS encoding RpiB/LacA/LacB family sugar-phosphate isomerase has protein sequence MRIGIGSDHNAFDLKESIKNYVIELGHEVVDYGCDDNCSEVDYPVVAFEVGNGIIVNNIDRGILICGTGIGVAIAAGKIPGIRAALCHDVYSAERAQKSNNAQILTMGAQIIGVEAAKKVVVAYLESEFTGGNSGRKVQQIIDKEQEYLKGVAVNEETYQ, from the coding sequence ATGAGAATTGGAATAGGTTCTGATCATAATGCTTTTGATTTGAAAGAAAGTATTAAAAATTACGTAATAGAATTAGGGCATGAGGTTGTAGATTATGGTTGTGATGATAATTGCAGTGAAGTAGATTATCCTGTAGTAGCGTTTGAAGTAGGAAATGGAATTATAGTAAATAATATTGATAGAGGAATTTTGATTTGTGGAACAGGCATTGGAGTGGCAATTGCAGCTGGAAAGATTCCAGGGATAAGAGCGGCCTTATGCCATGATGTTTATTCTGCGGAACGTGCTCAAAAGAGTAATAATGCTCAAATCTTAACGATGGGTGCACAAATTATCGGTGTAGAAGCTGCCAAAAAGGTTGTCGTGGCATATTTAGAGTCAGAATTTACTGGTGGTAACTCTGGAAGAAAAGTTCAGCAAATTATTGATAAAGAACAGGAATATTTGAAAGGGGTAGCAGTAAATGAAGAAACTTATCAATAA
- the dhaL gene encoding dihydroxyacetone kinase subunit DhaL, translating into MKFSAEDYKRFLKNVVTMIEEQKAYLSELDRKLGDGDHGVTMSIGWQAIDEKLETDLKEEADCGKIAVLAGKTFLSAVGSSVGPLYATGFLRGSKVFQNKTELSDEDLANFWIAFIEGVKDRGKAEVGDKTMIDTLQPTLETLQIEFAQTNDFSTSFKKAVEAGENGMLSTKDLLSKRGRSSRLGERSLGFQDPGATSAYLILVTFLTTVQSTQTV; encoded by the coding sequence ATGAAATTTTCTGCAGAGGATTATAAAAGGTTTTTAAAAAATGTTGTTACGATGATTGAAGAACAAAAAGCTTATTTATCAGAGCTTGATAGAAAACTAGGAGATGGAGATCATGGGGTTACCATGTCCATTGGATGGCAAGCAATTGATGAAAAATTAGAAACTGATTTAAAGGAAGAAGCAGATTGCGGGAAAATTGCAGTGCTGGCAGGTAAAACATTTCTAAGTGCAGTTGGTAGCTCTGTTGGGCCATTATACGCAACTGGTTTTTTGAGAGGCTCTAAAGTGTTTCAAAATAAAACTGAATTGTCTGATGAAGATTTAGCTAATTTTTGGATTGCATTTATTGAAGGGGTAAAGGATAGAGGGAAAGCAGAAGTTGGTGATAAAACAATGATAGATACGCTGCAACCAACACTTGAAACTTTGCAAATCGAATTTGCTCAAACAAATGACTTCAGTACTTCATTTAAAAAAGCGGTTGAAGCAGGAGAAAATGGAATGTTATCAACAAAAGATCTTTTATCAAAACGTGGAAGATCAAGTAGATTAGGAGAACGTTCGTTAGGTTTCCAAGATCCAGGTGCGACATCGGCATATCTAATCCTTGTGACCTTTTTAACAACCGTACAAAGTACACAAACGGTTTAA
- the fsa gene encoding fructose-6-phosphate aldolase: MKFFIDTANLDDIKKAYKFGILSGVTTNPSLVAKEGVKFEDRIEEIAQVVTEVESVSAEVPPDALTAEEMIQAAEDLIKINGGDEKITIKLPMSLAGLEATRYLSQKGIKTNVTLIFTVNQALLAARAGATYVSPFLGRLDDISEDGVLLVEKIAKLFQIHNLDAQIIAASVRHPDHVTRVALAGAHIATIPYSLIEKLIQHPLTDQGMEKFASDWKK; encoded by the coding sequence ATGAAGTTTTTTATCGATACTGCAAATCTTGACGATATTAAAAAAGCGTATAAATTTGGGATATTGTCAGGTGTAACAACAAATCCATCTTTAGTAGCCAAAGAAGGAGTTAAATTTGAAGATAGAATTGAAGAAATAGCTCAAGTTGTTACTGAGGTGGAATCTGTTTCTGCTGAGGTACCACCAGATGCACTAACAGCAGAAGAGATGATTCAAGCGGCAGAAGACTTAATCAAAATTAATGGTGGAGATGAAAAGATTACTATTAAGCTTCCCATGTCATTAGCAGGCTTAGAAGCTACTCGTTATTTATCTCAAAAAGGTATTAAAACAAATGTAACCCTCATTTTCACAGTGAATCAGGCATTATTAGCTGCTCGAGCTGGTGCAACCTATGTTTCCCCATTCTTAGGTCGTTTGGATGACATATCAGAAGATGGGGTATTATTAGTAGAAAAAATTGCAAAATTGTTTCAAATTCATAATTTAGATGCACAAATTATTGCAGCTTCTGTTCGTCACCCAGATCATGTTACTCGTGTCGCATTAGCAGGTGCGCATATAGCTACCATTCCTTATAGTTTGATTGAAAAGTTAATTCAGCATCCATTAACAGATCAAGGAATGGAAAAATTTGCTTCGGATTGGAAAAAATAA
- a CDS encoding RNA polymerase sigma factor, with the protein MENEKDKIILEWYEKFGDAIFKYILIMIQDYQQAEDLTNETFFKAFLHLDTFKGQSSEKTWLYRIAHNLTVDMIRKKKPLILLKEAFLLKKDDCPLPEEILQMKEQSLNLYHALSSLKKSYREVILLRKLKEFSIEETAEILGWSEGKVKSTLFRAIRALEKELKKEGELNGKVI; encoded by the coding sequence TTGGAGAATGAGAAAGATAAAATCATCTTAGAATGGTATGAAAAGTTCGGGGATGCTATTTTCAAATATATCCTAATAATGATTCAAGATTATCAGCAGGCAGAAGATTTAACAAACGAGACTTTTTTTAAAGCATTTCTTCATTTGGATACCTTTAAAGGACAATCAAGTGAAAAAACATGGCTTTACCGAATTGCTCATAATCTTACCGTTGATATGATTAGAAAAAAGAAGCCGTTAATACTTTTAAAAGAAGCCTTTTTACTAAAAAAAGATGATTGTCCATTGCCAGAAGAGATTTTACAAATGAAGGAGCAATCGCTTAATCTTTATCATGCATTAAGTTCATTAAAAAAATCTTATCGAGAGGTCATTTTACTCAGGAAACTGAAGGAATTTTCTATAGAAGAAACGGCAGAGATTTTAGGATGGTCAGAAGGCAAGGTGAAATCTACTTTATTTCGGGCAATTCGTGCATTGGAGAAAGAATTAAAAAAGGAGGGGGAGTTAAATGGGAAAGTCATTTAA
- a CDS encoding dihydroxyacetone kinase subunit DhaK, whose protein sequence is MKKLINNPTNVVDEMIEGYVNAYPQYVKQLAENKRSLITAKESRDNKVGILIGGGSGHEPAFMGYVGEGMADGVAVGNIFASPPPDPILEATKVIDKGAGVVYIYGNYAGDVMNFGMAAELADLECSIEVGSVLVTDDVASAPKNEIEKRRGIAGEFFVTKVAGAAAENGYSLTEVVRVAQKANDYTRTMGVGLTPCSLPQTGKPSFELAETEMEIGLGHHGEPGVEKGELAQADHVAERLVQDILVDMPLDQGEEVAVLVNGLGSTTRMELYIMFRKVKQILSGKGIIIHRSYVGDYSTSLEMGGCSVTLIKLDDELKKLVDQPADCAMFVQR, encoded by the coding sequence ATGAAGAAACTTATCAATAATCCAACAAATGTAGTAGATGAAATGATTGAAGGATATGTCAACGCTTATCCCCAATATGTTAAACAATTAGCAGAAAATAAACGTTCTCTTATTACCGCAAAAGAATCTCGTGACAATAAGGTAGGGATATTAATTGGAGGAGGTTCAGGGCATGAACCTGCATTTATGGGCTATGTAGGAGAAGGGATGGCAGATGGAGTCGCAGTTGGTAATATATTTGCTTCTCCTCCACCAGATCCAATTCTTGAAGCAACAAAAGTGATTGATAAAGGTGCTGGTGTTGTATATATATATGGCAATTATGCTGGAGATGTAATGAATTTTGGAATGGCAGCTGAATTAGCAGATTTAGAATGTAGTATCGAAGTTGGATCTGTCCTAGTAACAGATGATGTTGCTTCAGCCCCAAAAAATGAAATAGAAAAACGCCGTGGAATTGCAGGAGAGTTTTTTGTAACAAAAGTTGCAGGTGCAGCTGCTGAGAATGGATATTCTTTGACAGAAGTTGTTCGAGTAGCTCAAAAAGCAAACGATTACACTCGTACAATGGGTGTTGGATTAACACCATGTTCTCTTCCTCAAACAGGGAAGCCAAGTTTTGAGCTAGCAGAAACGGAGATGGAAATTGGTCTTGGCCATCATGGAGAACCAGGAGTAGAAAAAGGAGAGTTAGCCCAAGCTGACCATGTAGCAGAACGCCTTGTACAAGATATTTTAGTAGATATGCCGTTAGATCAAGGGGAAGAAGTTGCTGTTCTTGTAAACGGTTTAGGTTCAACTACTCGAATGGAACTTTATATTATGTTTCGTAAAGTAAAGCAAATTTTAAGTGGAAAAGGTATTATCATTCATCGTTCGTATGTCGGTGATTACAGTACTTCACTAGAAATGGGCGGCTGCTCCGTTACATTAATTAAATTAGATGATGAGTTAAAAAAACTAGTAGATCAACCAGCTGATTGTGCAATGTTTGTTCAAAGATAA
- a CDS encoding DeoR/GlpR family DNA-binding transcription regulator, translating into MKEKKFASERRQIILKKLQEDQRIIIKDLSKEISVSEATLRTDLTKMEEEGLLKRTHGGAILANSDTDKEFSFFTREGKNKKEKLSIAKKASELISDGQCLMFDSSSTALELARLLNDLPYRLTVVTSGINTALELRDHPSITVILLGGIVKKGSFSLEGSLGINILNNINIDIMFASANGFSFEAGLTDFSVYEVELKKAMVEASNKVIALLDHTKINKNSIATFAKTEEIDMIITNYHASMGFKEKAQKHKIDVILAETNNRQ; encoded by the coding sequence TTGAAAGAAAAAAAATTCGCGTCAGAACGAAGACAAATCATTTTGAAAAAATTACAAGAAGATCAAAGAATCATAATTAAAGACCTTTCTAAAGAGATCAGCGTGTCAGAAGCAACTCTTCGAACTGACCTTACAAAGATGGAAGAAGAGGGATTATTAAAACGAACACATGGGGGAGCAATTTTAGCTAATTCTGATACAGATAAAGAATTTAGCTTTTTCACACGAGAAGGTAAAAACAAAAAAGAAAAATTAAGTATCGCAAAAAAAGCTAGTGAACTTATTTCAGACGGTCAATGCCTTATGTTTGATTCTAGTTCAACTGCACTTGAGCTTGCGCGGTTGCTAAATGACTTGCCTTATCGATTAACCGTCGTTACAAGTGGAATCAATACTGCTCTTGAACTACGTGACCATCCAAGCATTACTGTGATTCTACTTGGTGGCATTGTAAAAAAAGGCTCCTTTTCTCTCGAAGGCAGTTTAGGAATCAATATTTTAAACAACATTAATATTGATATTATGTTTGCTTCTGCAAACGGATTCTCTTTTGAAGCTGGACTCACAGATTTTAGTGTATACGAAGTTGAATTAAAAAAAGCAATGGTAGAAGCTTCTAATAAAGTTATTGCATTATTAGATCATACAAAAATTAATAAAAATTCTATTGCAACTTTTGCAAAAACCGAAGAAATTGATATGATTATTACTAATTATCATGCCTCAATGGGTTTTAAAGAAAAAGCACAAAAACATAAAATTGATGTTATTCTTGCAGAAACAAATAATAGACAATAG
- the tkt gene encoding transketolase, with protein MINQKVDIDTLTINTIRTLAIDVIEKAGSGHPGMPMGAAPMAYVLWSKIMNYNPNNPNWFNRDRFVLSAGHGSMLLYSLLHLTGYDLSKEELLQFRQWGSKTPGHPEFGHTPGVDATTGPLGQGIAMSVGMAMAERHLAATYNREELNVVDHYVYSICGDGDLMEGVSGEAASLAGHLKLGKLIVLYDSNDISLDGDLSMSFTESVESRFKAYGWEYYRIENGNDIETIQQVLEKAKENKDQPTLIEIKTIIGYGSPNKGGKSDSHGSPLGIDEIQLVKQSYDWSYDQPYYIPNEVSEYFEKLKNLSAEKEAMWNHLFKKYREIYPNLAEQLSGAIKDELPENWDKDIPKYSIGEHSLATRTSSGEVLQALAKNFPSLFGGSADLASSNKTLIKNGGDFLPDNYKGRNIWFGVREFAMGAILNGLALHGGIKAFGATFFVFSDYLRPAIRLSALMKLPVIYIFTHDSIAVGEDGPTHEPIEQLASLRAMPGLSTIRPADGNETAAAWKLAVESKDVPTALILTRQNLPTLVKSDHAYVGVNKGAYVISKRDKAVGLLLASGSEVALAIEAQRLLEEENIIVSVVSMPSWDLFEKQSNSYKETIIPNNITARLALEMGSSQGWHRYIGNDGKVIGIDKFGTSAPGERIIEEYGFTPENVVTEFKKLL; from the coding sequence ATGATTAATCAAAAAGTGGATATTGATACATTAACGATTAATACGATTCGGACGTTAGCAATCGATGTAATTGAAAAAGCTGGTTCGGGACATCCTGGAATGCCAATGGGTGCAGCACCTATGGCATATGTATTGTGGTCAAAAATAATGAATTATAATCCTAACAATCCTAATTGGTTTAATCGTGATCGGTTTGTACTTTCAGCAGGACATGGTTCCATGCTTCTTTATAGTTTATTACATTTAACTGGATATGATCTTTCTAAAGAAGAGCTTCTCCAATTTCGTCAGTGGGGAAGTAAAACACCTGGACATCCAGAATTTGGTCATACACCTGGTGTCGATGCGACAACTGGTCCACTTGGCCAAGGTATAGCTATGAGTGTTGGCATGGCTATGGCAGAAAGACATCTTGCTGCAACCTATAATCGGGAAGAATTAAATGTAGTAGATCATTACGTCTATAGTATTTGTGGGGATGGAGACCTAATGGAAGGCGTTTCAGGAGAAGCAGCTTCTTTAGCCGGCCATTTAAAATTAGGAAAATTAATAGTTTTATATGATTCGAATGATATTTCATTAGATGGAGATCTATCAATGTCTTTTACGGAAAGTGTAGAGAGTCGTTTCAAAGCATATGGATGGGAGTATTATCGCATTGAGAATGGAAATGATATCGAAACTATCCAACAAGTGCTTGAAAAAGCAAAAGAAAATAAAGACCAACCAACACTAATTGAGATTAAAACAATAATCGGATACGGTTCTCCAAATAAAGGAGGAAAATCAGACTCACATGGTTCTCCTTTAGGAATAGACGAAATCCAATTAGTAAAACAATCATATGACTGGTCATATGATCAACCATACTATATACCGAATGAGGTTTCGGAATATTTCGAAAAACTAAAAAATCTATCTGCTGAAAAAGAGGCGATGTGGAATCATTTATTTAAGAAATATAGAGAAATATATCCAAATCTCGCAGAACAATTAAGTGGAGCGATTAAGGATGAGTTACCGGAAAATTGGGATAAGGATATTCCGAAATATTCGATAGGTGAACATTCGCTTGCAACAAGAACTTCGAGTGGAGAAGTTCTTCAAGCACTTGCAAAGAATTTTCCATCCCTATTTGGAGGTTCAGCGGATCTTGCCTCATCCAATAAGACACTTATTAAAAATGGGGGCGATTTTTTACCAGATAACTATAAAGGCAGAAATATTTGGTTTGGAGTACGAGAATTTGCAATGGGGGCTATTTTAAACGGATTGGCATTACATGGTGGAATAAAAGCTTTTGGTGCAACCTTCTTTGTATTCTCTGATTATTTGCGCCCAGCAATCCGTCTTTCTGCGTTAATGAAGTTACCAGTAATCTATATCTTTACACATGATAGTATTGCAGTAGGAGAAGACGGACCAACTCATGAGCCTATTGAGCAGCTGGCATCCCTTAGAGCAATGCCAGGTTTGTCCACTATTCGTCCAGCAGATGGTAATGAAACAGCTGCTGCATGGAAATTAGCGGTAGAGAGCAAGGATGTACCAACAGCTCTCATTCTAACTAGACAAAATTTGCCAACATTAGTAAAAAGTGATCATGCATATGTTGGAGTAAATAAGGGGGCCTACGTAATTTCAAAAAGAGATAAAGCAGTCGGTTTACTATTAGCATCGGGTTCAGAGGTCGCATTAGCAATTGAAGCACAAAGGTTGCTCGAAGAAGAAAATATTATTGTATCTGTTGTTAGCATGCCATCATGGGATTTATTTGAAAAGCAATCAAATTCTTATAAAGAAACTATCATTCCGAACAATATTACAGCTCGATTAGCATTAGAAATGGGATCATCACAGGGGTGGCATCGCTATATTGGAAATGATGGAAAGGTAATTGGAATAGATAAATTTGGTACCTCCGCACCAGGAGAAAGAATAATAGAGGAATATGGATTCACACCTGAGAATGTGGTGACAGAATTTAAAAAATTATTATAA